The Lysobacter gummosus sequence CGATGGCGCGCATCATCGCCTTGCCCGGCGTCGCGCCCGGCAAGCCGTATCCGCAATTGGTGCGCTGGTTCGCCGAGCAGCATCTGGCCGCGCATCCGGTCGAACTGGGCGGCGCCAATCGCGGGCCGTGGGTGCGGATGTACATGAAAGGCAGCGAGGGCGAGTCGATGCTGTGGTGCGCCGGCTTCGTCAGCTTCGTGCTGCAGCAGGCGGCGGAGAAGGCCGGACGCAGCGCGCCGATCGCGGGCAGCTTCGGCTGCGACGAACTCGCCCGCCAGGCCAAGGACGCCGGGCGGTTCGTGTCCGGCAAGGCGGTGGCCAGCGGCGATCCGGGCTTCGCCGCGCTCGGCGCCTGCGGCATCTTCCTGGTGCGCAAGACCGCCAGCGACTGGATCCACACCGGCTTCGCCTTCGAGGGCGATGCGGAGAGTTTCCTGAGCATCGAAGGCAATACCGACCACAAGGGTTCGGCCAACGGCTTCGAGGTCGCGCGTCGCACCCGCCGCTCCGGCGCCAACGACTTCATCCGCTTGGGCTGAGCCGCGTCCTCGCCTTCCAGCAGTGCCCGCTTGCCGGCGCAAGGCCGGTAGGGCGGGCCGTGCGCATTGGTTGAGCCTTTAGATCACAGCAAGGGTGCGCGATGCGCGCCGCTGACTGCCCCAGACGAAATCTCGTCCGCGCGTATTGACGCGCCTGCGCACTGGGCCTTACATTGCCGATTCATTGAAATGATATATCGTTTCATTTCACATTCGGCCGGGGCAAGGATCACAGTGGACACACGCAGTCAGGGGCGCCGCGCACGCGCGGCCGGATCGGAAGCCAGCCAAGACGCGCGGTCGTACGGCGGCGCGTTGCTTCATGGGCGCCAGTGGCCCGGGCGAAACCGGCCCGGGCACGGCGCGACCTGCGCGGCTCGCCCCGGCATGGCTGCCGCCCGCCGGCATGGCCTCACTCCGAGCCGCCTCGGCATGGCCCTGCTGCTCGCGCTGTGCGCGGCACCGGCCGCCTACGCCCAACAAACGGCCGCGGAAAGCGCCGGCGGCGCACCGCTGCCCAAGCTGCTCGACAAGGTCACCGTCGAAGGCGTGGCGACCCAGGAAGCGCCGCTGGACCGGCCCAACGCCACCGCTTCGCGCCTGGGCCTGAGCCCGCGCGAGACTCCGGCCGCGATCGACGTGCTGAGCCAGGACCAGATCCAGGCGCGCGGCCTGCGCGGCAGCGTCGAGGCGCTCAACGCCGCGCCCGGCGTCCTGGCCGGGCAACTGCCGTCCTCGCCGGGCATGACTTCGATGCGCGGCTTCACCGGCGGCGCCATCGCGCTGCTCTACGACGGCGTGCGTCAGACCGCCGCGCCGCTGATCACGCGCGACTTCGACAGCTGGAGCTTCGACCGCATCGAAGTGCTCAAGGGCCCGGCCTCGGTGCTCTACGGCGAAGGCGCGCTGTCCGGCGCGATCAACCTGGTGCCCAAGCGGCCGAACTTCGACGGCCGCGCCTTCGAAGCCCTGGCCGGCTGGGGCAGCTTCGGCAGCCAGCGTTACGCCATCGACGCCAATGTGCCGCTCAGCGACGACTTCGCCGTGCGCGCGGTGGTCAGCCGGCGCAGCAGCGACGGCTACGTGGACGGCACCGGCAGCGATTCGACCTCGGCCACGTTGGCCGCGCGCTGGCGCCCCAGCGATACCCTGGATGTCGATATCGCCCTGGATCATTACCAGGACGACTACGACACCGCGTATTGGGGCACGCCGCTCATTCCGGCGTCGATCGCGCGCGATCCCAGCGATCTGGTGCGCACCGGCAACGGCCTGGTGCTGGACCGCGCCATCGCCCGGCGCAATTACAACGTCGATAACGGCGTGCAGGATTCGCACAGCGACTGGCTGCGCACGCGGGTCAACTGGCAGATCAGCGACGGGCTGCGTTTGCGCAATGAGTTCAGCTATTACGACGCGCATCGGCGCTGGATGAATTCGGAGACATATACCTACAACGCGCGCAGCGGCTTGCTCGATCGCGGGACTACGCGGATCGAGCACGATCATCAGTTCTGGGTCGAGCGGGCGACATTGTTTTCCGACAGCCCGATCGGGGGCCGGCGTAACCGGGCTTCGGTTGGCGTTGAAATCAGCGACGGCGATTTCATGGTGATGCGCCGCTTCGGCGCCACCACGCCGGTCGATCCGTTCGCGCCGCGCCGCGGCAGCGTGTCCTTCGCCGATACCGCGCTGAACTTTCCCGGCGCCGGCAATCGCGTCGATTTCGATTCGAATACGCGGGTGGTGTCGGTGTTCGCCGAAGACGCGCTCAATCTGACACCGCGCTGGCTGCTGCTCGCCGGCCTGCGCTACGACCGTATCGAACTGGAACGCAGCATCCGCGACTACAACACCGGCAGCCGGACCCGGTTCGAACGCAGCTACGAGCCGCTGTCGTGGCGCCTGGGCACGGTGTTCGATCTGGCGCCGAAAACCCAGCTGTACGCGCAGTACAGCGTCGCGATCGCGCCGGTCGGCAGTCTGCCGCTGCTGTCGTTGGCGAACTCGCGCTTCGAACTGACCCGCGGTCGCGCGGCCGATGCGGGCATCAAGAGCAGTCTGTGGGACGGCCGCATCGATCTGAGCGCGAGCGCGTACTGGATCGAGCAGGACGACATCGTCACCCGCGATCCGCGCAACGCCAATCTGTCGATCCAGGGCGGCACGCAGTCCTCGCGCGGCATCGAGTTGTCCGCCTCGGCCGCGCTGACCCGCGCGCTGCGCCTGGACGCCAGCGTCGCCGCGCTGGATGCGCGCTTCGACCGTCTGCGCGAAGCCGGCGGCGTCGATCGCGCCGGCAATGTGCCGCCGAACGTGCCCGAGCGCATCGCCAACCTCTACGCCAGTTATCGCTTCGACCCGGTGCCGATTACCGTCGGCGCCGGCGCGCGCTACGTCGGCGCGTACTACACCAACAACGCCAACAGCATCCGCGTGGACAGCCATACGGTATGGGACGCGTCGATCGCCTACCGGCTGCCGTTCGGCGAGATCGCCTTGTACGGACGCAACCTGGGCGATGCGTTCTATGCCGACTGGTCCGGCGGCGCGGCCGATCAACTGGTGATCGGCGCGCCGCGCAGCGTCGAGCTGACTTTCAAGGTGAACCTATGAGCTTGATGCAGACCCGCACCGATGCGCTGCGCCTGGACGCGGTGCGCAAGGATTTCGGCGACCGTCATGCGCTGGACGAACTGTCGATCGCGATCGCGCCCGGCGAGGTCTACGCGCTGCTCGGCCCGAACGGCGCCGGCAAGACCACGACCTTGAACCTGATCCTGGGATTCCTGCAGCCCGAAGCGGGGCGCATCGAAGTCGCCGGCATCGACGTGGGTCGCGATCCGCTGGGCGCGCGCGCCAAGATCGCTTACTTGCCGGAAACGGTGATGCTGCATCCCAGCCTGAGCGCGATCGAGAATCTCACTTATTTCGCCTTGCTCGGCGGGCGCAGGATCGACGCGGCGCAGGCGCGCGATCTGCTTTCCGAAGCCGGCCTGCAACCCGAGGCGCATGCGCGCCGCGCCGCCGGCTTCTCCAAGGGCATGCGGCAGAAAGTCGGGCTGGCGATCGCGCTGGCCAAGAACGCGCAACTGCTGCTGCTCGACGAACCG is a genomic window containing:
- a CDS encoding peptidoglycan-binding domain-containing protein, coding for MALQDQAYIRRELDFPGAVTQGAGGAAVKRIQEWLGYHGNGTPIDSKFGPATDRAIQAFATRKQIAYAGSMTPAVWAALTEPMARIIALPGVAPGKPYPQLVRWFAEQHLAAHPVELGGANRGPWVRMYMKGSEGESMLWCAGFVSFVLQQAAEKAGRSAPIAGSFGCDELARQAKDAGRFVSGKAVASGDPGFAALGACGIFLVRKTASDWIHTGFAFEGDAESFLSIEGNTDHKGSANGFEVARRTRRSGANDFIRLG
- a CDS encoding TonB-dependent receptor, whose amino-acid sequence is MALLLALCAAPAAYAQQTAAESAGGAPLPKLLDKVTVEGVATQEAPLDRPNATASRLGLSPRETPAAIDVLSQDQIQARGLRGSVEALNAAPGVLAGQLPSSPGMTSMRGFTGGAIALLYDGVRQTAAPLITRDFDSWSFDRIEVLKGPASVLYGEGALSGAINLVPKRPNFDGRAFEALAGWGSFGSQRYAIDANVPLSDDFAVRAVVSRRSSDGYVDGTGSDSTSATLAARWRPSDTLDVDIALDHYQDDYDTAYWGTPLIPASIARDPSDLVRTGNGLVLDRAIARRNYNVDNGVQDSHSDWLRTRVNWQISDGLRLRNEFSYYDAHRRWMNSETYTYNARSGLLDRGTTRIEHDHQFWVERATLFSDSPIGGRRNRASVGVEISDGDFMVMRRFGATTPVDPFAPRRGSVSFADTALNFPGAGNRVDFDSNTRVVSVFAEDALNLTPRWLLLAGLRYDRIELERSIRDYNTGSRTRFERSYEPLSWRLGTVFDLAPKTQLYAQYSVAIAPVGSLPLLSLANSRFELTRGRAADAGIKSSLWDGRIDLSASAYWIEQDDIVTRDPRNANLSIQGGTQSSRGIELSASAALTRALRLDASVAALDARFDRLREAGGVDRAGNVPPNVPERIANLYASYRFDPVPITVGAGARYVGAYYTNNANSIRVDSHTVWDASIAYRLPFGEIALYGRNLGDAFYADWSGGAADQLVIGAPRSVELTFKVNL
- a CDS encoding ABC transporter ATP-binding protein, producing the protein MSLMQTRTDALRLDAVRKDFGDRHALDELSIAIAPGEVYALLGPNGAGKTTTLNLILGFLQPEAGRIEVAGIDVGRDPLGARAKIAYLPETVMLHPSLSAIENLTYFALLGGRRIDAAQARDLLSEAGLQPEAHARRAAGFSKGMRQKVGLAIALAKNAQLLLLDEPTSGLDASAANDLSQGVRAAAQRGIAVLMATHDLYRVKDVAHRLGILRAGRLLAQRLTAELSAAQIESLYLELLASQDAAAA